Proteins found in one Maridesulfovibrio sp. genomic segment:
- the thiD gene encoding bifunctional hydroxymethylpyrimidine kinase/phosphomethylpyrimidine kinase, with the protein MKPLPCVLTIAGSDSGGGAGIQADLKAISMAGCYGASAITALTAQNTTGVAGIEAVSPEFVSLQIETVCKDIKVSAAKTGMLFSAPIIRKVGESLKDKDFPLVIDPVCVATSGAKLLKDDAVEAMKDIFPLAELLTPNVPEAELFTGMEIKSREDIFEAINLLLEMGPKAVLVKGGHFDSVAATDWLGIKGQPPIPLMQQRVKTKNSHGTGCTLSATIASGLAKGYDMVAAVRKAQEYLNLALRAGFDLGEGSGPPNHLAPMLIEKVKQERLAELHEFGLRLKCMKGLHELIPETRMNVAVALPFARNINDVAAFSGRVSCSRKGEVMVCGHPEFGGSVYIAKVLLCARKSNTEIGCAAGLRLNERIMAAVADCGYVEAWFDRADEPGEILGTEENTLEWGTCKAMSEHPEPEMVDVVCDSGAKGVEPCLRLLANDFDDLERKLKDLLAALSV; encoded by the coding sequence ATGAAACCGCTTCCATGCGTTTTGACCATAGCAGGTTCCGATTCCGGCGGAGGAGCCGGTATTCAGGCCGATTTGAAAGCCATTTCTATGGCAGGGTGTTACGGAGCTAGTGCTATCACCGCTCTAACCGCTCAGAATACAACCGGTGTTGCCGGGATTGAGGCGGTTTCTCCCGAGTTCGTTTCTCTACAGATTGAAACTGTTTGCAAGGATATTAAGGTTAGTGCCGCCAAGACCGGGATGCTTTTTTCCGCACCTATCATCCGTAAGGTTGGAGAATCGTTGAAAGATAAGGATTTCCCGTTGGTGATTGATCCGGTGTGCGTGGCCACAAGCGGGGCTAAGCTGCTTAAGGATGACGCAGTGGAAGCCATGAAGGATATCTTTCCGCTGGCTGAACTGCTTACGCCCAACGTGCCGGAAGCAGAACTTTTTACCGGCATGGAAATCAAGAGCCGCGAAGACATTTTTGAAGCCATTAATTTATTACTGGAAATGGGGCCCAAAGCTGTTCTGGTAAAAGGCGGACATTTTGATTCGGTCGCCGCTACGGACTGGCTGGGAATAAAGGGTCAGCCGCCCATTCCGTTAATGCAGCAACGGGTAAAGACCAAGAACAGCCACGGAACCGGATGCACTCTTTCCGCTACCATCGCTTCCGGTCTGGCTAAAGGATATGATATGGTTGCTGCCGTGCGTAAGGCACAGGAATACCTTAATTTAGCCCTGCGTGCCGGGTTTGATTTAGGTGAAGGCAGCGGACCTCCCAACCATCTTGCCCCAATGCTTATTGAGAAAGTGAAACAGGAGCGGCTTGCTGAGCTTCATGAATTCGGGTTGCGCCTTAAATGTATGAAGGGGCTGCATGAATTGATACCTGAAACGCGCATGAATGTTGCCGTTGCCCTGCCTTTTGCCAGAAATATCAATGACGTGGCTGCCTTTAGCGGCAGGGTCTCATGTTCCCGCAAGGGAGAAGTCATGGTTTGCGGGCATCCTGAATTCGGTGGTTCTGTTTATATTGCCAAGGTGTTGCTATGTGCTCGTAAATCAAATACTGAAATAGGATGCGCTGCGGGGCTGCGGCTTAATGAACGGATTATGGCCGCTGTTGCTGACTGTGGATATGTAGAAGCATGGTTTGACCGTGCCGATGAGCCGGGTGAAATTCTCGGAACTGAGGAGAATACCCTGGAGTGGGGGACCTGCAAGGCTATGTCTGAACATCCTGAACCGGAAATGGTCGACGTTGTTTGCGATTCAGGAGCTAAGGGCGTCGAGCCTTGTCTACGCTTGCTGGCAAACGATTTTGACGATCTTGAAAGAAAGCTTAAGGATCTGCTGGCAGCTTTATCCGTTTGA
- the ilvN gene encoding acetolactate synthase small subunit, whose protein sequence is MCKHNYVIDLLVRNHAGVMSQITGLFSRRNFNLEGIVCGPVGEGRESRMILTVADDSKLEQIVLQLEKLYDVLEVNQVQNHPLTEVFHQL, encoded by the coding sequence ATGTGTAAGCATAATTATGTAATTGATCTGTTGGTACGTAACCATGCCGGGGTAATGAGCCAGATTACGGGACTTTTCTCCCGGCGCAATTTCAATCTGGAGGGAATCGTCTGCGGCCCTGTCGGTGAGGGCAGGGAAAGCCGCATGATTTTGACTGTCGCAGACGACAGCAAGCTTGAACAGATAGTGTTGCAGCTTGAAAAATTATATGACGTACTGGAAGTAAATCAGGTTCAAAATCATCCGCTGACGGAAGTCTTTCACCAGCTTTAA
- a CDS encoding PocR ligand-binding domain-containing protein, with amino-acid sequence MGIPTITKDSSNIKNHIPRELLLKELVELDELQNMLDVSYTATGMPSGIIDAYTGEVYAAAGWQRICVDFHRVHPETCAKCIASDTAIRNKIQKGKHYGYKCSNGLWDVGVPIMCMDKHVATLFLGQFFYKDEEPDRNFFINQAQKYDFDLDDYLASLDEIPRFEKERVDQILKYNIALAAFLSDSASKSMHNFIEIEQRKKAEEEIKNLRNYLANIIDSMPSILIGVDPEGQITQWNKEAESISGISQNKAIGSRIEEAMPTLASEMDRIREAIKTRRKQAYTNRPGPKDNKTTCEDITIYPLVANGVNGAVIRIDDVTERVNLERMMLQSEKMMSVGGLAAGMAHEINNPLSGIMGHASNIKKRIYSDLSKNISVAEDCGVSLEDIRNYLDKREIPRMLNGINNASKRAATIVRNMLAFSRKSERNFTLQNLAELLDTTINIAANDYNLEREYDFKQIKIIKDYSKKMPPVLCEGSEIQQVFLNILKNGAEAMAATQRESRFTCKVYEEKNKAVVEIKDNGLGIPEQVRKRIFEPFFTTKEVGKGTGLGLSVSYFIIHDQHDGIMDVQSVPGKWTKFIIKLPYK; translated from the coding sequence ATGGGTATTCCGACAATAACGAAAGATTCTTCTAATATTAAAAATCATATACCCCGCGAGCTTTTGTTAAAAGAGCTCGTGGAGCTCGATGAACTGCAGAACATGCTTGATGTGAGTTATACAGCAACAGGAATGCCCTCCGGCATAATTGATGCCTACACAGGAGAAGTATACGCAGCGGCAGGATGGCAGAGAATATGCGTTGATTTTCATCGCGTACATCCTGAAACATGTGCCAAGTGCATTGCCAGCGACACCGCCATCAGAAATAAGATTCAGAAAGGCAAGCACTATGGATATAAATGTTCAAACGGCCTCTGGGACGTTGGTGTACCTATCATGTGCATGGATAAACACGTCGCAACTTTATTCCTTGGCCAATTTTTCTATAAAGATGAAGAACCAGACCGCAATTTTTTCATCAATCAGGCCCAAAAATACGATTTTGATCTAGATGATTATTTGGCCTCCCTTGATGAAATACCCCGTTTTGAAAAAGAACGCGTAGACCAGATACTAAAATATAATATAGCTCTTGCTGCCTTCCTCTCTGACTCAGCTTCAAAGAGCATGCACAATTTCATTGAGATAGAACAACGTAAAAAGGCTGAGGAGGAAATAAAAAACTTACGTAACTATCTTGCAAATATCATCGACTCCATGCCTTCCATTCTTATAGGAGTCGACCCGGAAGGGCAGATAACCCAATGGAACAAAGAAGCGGAATCCATATCGGGCATATCGCAAAATAAGGCAATCGGTTCCAGAATTGAAGAGGCTATGCCGACTCTTGCTTCAGAAATGGACCGCATACGGGAAGCCATAAAGACCAGACGCAAACAGGCATACACAAACAGACCCGGCCCAAAAGACAACAAAACGACTTGCGAAGACATTACCATTTACCCTCTTGTTGCAAATGGAGTAAATGGTGCGGTAATCCGTATTGATGATGTGACTGAACGAGTCAATCTCGAGCGCATGATGCTTCAGTCTGAAAAAATGATGTCTGTTGGCGGACTGGCCGCGGGCATGGCTCACGAAATAAACAACCCTCTTTCCGGCATCATGGGGCACGCCAGCAATATAAAAAAGCGTATTTATTCTGACCTAAGCAAAAACATTTCCGTAGCAGAAGATTGTGGAGTTTCTCTTGAAGACATACGCAACTACCTGGATAAAAGAGAAATCCCACGTATGCTGAACGGAATCAACAATGCCAGCAAACGAGCAGCCACCATAGTCCGCAACATGCTCGCTTTCAGCCGTAAAAGTGAACGTAATTTTACCCTGCAAAATTTAGCGGAACTGCTGGACACCACAATAAATATTGCTGCCAACGATTACAATCTGGAAAGAGAATACGATTTCAAGCAAATTAAAATTATTAAGGATTATAGCAAAAAAATGCCCCCGGTACTCTGTGAAGGCAGCGAAATTCAGCAGGTTTTTTTAAATATCCTGAAGAATGGAGCTGAAGCGATGGCGGCTACCCAAAGGGAATCGCGCTTCACTTGCAAAGTTTACGAAGAAAAAAACAAAGCGGTGGTGGAAATAAAAGATAACGGCCTCGGCATCCCGGAACAAGTCCGCAAAAGAATTTTCGAGCCTTTTTTCACCACTAAAGAGGTAGGTAAAGGAACCGGATTAGGACTCTCCGTTTCATATTTCATTATTCATGATCAGCATGATGGAATCATGGATGTACAGTCGGTACCCGGAAAATGGACAAAATTTATCATTAAACTACCTTATAAGTAA
- a CDS encoding YgiQ family radical SAM protein, producing MTKSIIAKKQAQPKFLPMTKKEMDKLGWDRPDIILVSGDSYIDHPSFGIPLLGRVLSAHGFKVALICQPDWNNPKALEELGRPRLYAGVSAGALDSMVAHYTSFRKKRSDDAYTPGGRAGARPNRACIIYTNLIKKAFKGLPVILGGIEASLRRISHYDFWTDKVRKPILMDSKADLLIYGMGERAMLDAAFRLSKAETDSTDALKGIPGTAFMGSPEDIPEQEERITLPAHQDIMDDPQQLMKATLALEEQVHFGDSWATQQVDKRHVIITPPSPYLSSDELDWLYSLPYARLPHPIYKNKGRIPAADMIEFSITSHRGCGGGCSFCSIAMHQGRHIRSRSRKSIMSELKRMQEHPDFRGSVSDIGGPSANMWNARCSLERGKCKRKSCLVPKVCPNFKYDQQANLKLYRDAQKMEGIKHVRVASGVRFDLGQQNKASLKDIFKEFVGGQLKVAPEHIAPSVLKHMRKPDLPIFESFLEMFAAESKKAGKEQYVIPYLMSAFPGCTDDDMRHLSSWLTARGWKPRQVQCFIPTPGTVATAMFYCETDPSGNKIYVAKSDAQRLKQHRILIPDPGRDPRAGNQGRKKGASGKRPPVEAGKNSETKMKKGGKKRQKPEREDENKRSGSSKNFNRKNKGKNFPKRKKTK from the coding sequence ATGACAAAAAGCATTATCGCCAAGAAACAAGCTCAGCCGAAGTTCCTGCCCATGACCAAAAAAGAAATGGACAAGCTGGGCTGGGACAGGCCGGACATCATCCTTGTCTCCGGGGACAGCTACATTGACCATCCCAGTTTCGGCATCCCCCTGCTCGGCCGGGTTCTTTCCGCACACGGATTCAAGGTGGCACTAATCTGCCAGCCTGACTGGAATAATCCGAAAGCTCTGGAGGAACTGGGCCGTCCGCGCCTTTATGCCGGAGTCTCTGCCGGAGCTCTGGATTCCATGGTCGCCCACTATACATCTTTCCGCAAAAAAAGAAGCGATGACGCCTACACTCCCGGCGGCAGAGCCGGAGCCCGTCCCAACAGGGCCTGTATCATCTACACCAACCTGATAAAAAAAGCATTCAAGGGTCTTCCGGTGATCCTCGGCGGTATCGAAGCTTCCCTGCGCCGTATTTCCCACTACGATTTCTGGACCGATAAAGTCCGCAAGCCAATTCTCATGGATAGCAAGGCCGATCTGCTTATCTACGGCATGGGCGAACGTGCCATGCTTGATGCAGCCTTCCGCCTTTCCAAAGCTGAAACCGATTCAACAGACGCCTTGAAAGGCATTCCCGGCACAGCCTTTATGGGCTCTCCGGAAGATATTCCTGAGCAGGAAGAAAGAATCACACTTCCCGCGCATCAGGACATAATGGATGATCCGCAGCAATTAATGAAAGCCACCCTCGCCCTTGAAGAACAAGTTCATTTCGGCGACTCGTGGGCTACGCAGCAGGTGGATAAACGTCATGTTATCATTACGCCTCCTTCACCATATCTTTCCAGCGATGAACTGGACTGGCTGTACAGCCTGCCCTATGCCCGGCTACCCCACCCTATCTACAAAAACAAAGGTAGAATCCCTGCCGCAGACATGATCGAATTCAGCATAACCTCCCACCGTGGTTGCGGCGGAGGTTGCTCTTTCTGTTCCATCGCCATGCATCAGGGCCGGCATATTCGCTCCAGAAGCAGAAAATCAATCATGAGCGAGCTGAAACGTATGCAGGAGCATCCCGATTTCCGTGGTTCTGTCTCGGATATCGGCGGTCCCAGCGCCAACATGTGGAACGCCCGCTGTTCACTTGAACGCGGCAAGTGCAAACGCAAAAGCTGTCTGGTGCCCAAGGTCTGCCCTAATTTCAAATACGACCAGCAGGCGAACCTGAAGCTTTACCGTGATGCGCAAAAGATGGAAGGCATCAAGCATGTACGGGTAGCCAGCGGTGTACGTTTCGACCTCGGTCAGCAAAACAAGGCAAGCCTGAAAGATATTTTCAAAGAATTCGTCGGAGGACAGCTGAAAGTAGCCCCCGAGCATATCGCCCCATCAGTGCTTAAACACATGCGCAAGCCGGACCTCCCCATATTCGAGAGCTTCCTTGAAATGTTCGCTGCGGAATCCAAAAAAGCAGGCAAAGAACAATACGTCATCCCTTACCTGATGAGCGCCTTTCCCGGATGCACGGACGATGACATGCGCCATCTCAGCTCATGGCTTACGGCAAGAGGATGGAAACCGCGACAGGTACAATGTTTCATCCCCACACCGGGAACTGTCGCCACTGCTATGTTTTATTGCGAGACAGATCCTTCGGGCAATAAGATTTATGTCGCCAAAAGCGATGCCCAGCGTCTGAAACAGCACCGTATCCTTATTCCTGATCCCGGCCGCGACCCCAGAGCAGGAAATCAAGGCAGGAAGAAAGGAGCTAGTGGTAAAAGACCGCCCGTCGAAGCCGGAAAAAATTCAGAAACAAAAATGAAAAAAGGCGGCAAAAAACGGCAGAAGCCTGAACGCGAAGATGAAAACAAACGCTCCGGCAGCAGCAAAAATTTTAACCGTAAAAACAAGGGTAAAAATTTCCCGAAAAGGAAAAAAACAAAATAA
- a CDS encoding DNA integrity scanning protein DisA nucleotide-binding domain protein: protein MSSESFANLCIFHIMDGLRDGLSHFSSNSRTALIYAVTPDDPLRIYDPQDLLRDHQPKLKEYFLDSQEWRKGSNHDDNTRLIEVIRSKDLALAGLIACSARSSSIFYQCWFTEQHPDMCSIGPTESWMEYAALLLSQDFATQNILRIDSSGHLLREYSTHAVRDYIVDQRNRIMGWDTQLRVYPILDAVMGISKTREEGAWARGELIFIESSELDSITYMAKFPEKERPALKNHKHVRKLLQSVERSSRKLVSDGRCVVGIAAVPPTNNSISAQFKGDWGLVYLGGEPVCSFADAKFSSTNYKPNLVHLEEYLLEQDLDPDIRHHLFQLVTQMISTANHRSHGCTLVLDFNDEPVRIAGQKLEEPLDLHEPEIRGLARSLTKLDGAVHICKDLKLHGFACLLDGKAVSGENRARGARFNSALRFTAKHDNLIVIVVSADKPVSIIQRGVELTAICEWKQLFSCVSTPPTFDKWIEEYLKD, encoded by the coding sequence ATGAGTTCAGAATCCTTTGCCAACCTGTGTATTTTTCACATTATGGACGGCCTGCGCGACGGACTTTCGCACTTTTCGTCAAATAGCCGGACCGCCCTGATATACGCGGTGACTCCTGACGATCCGTTGCGCATTTATGATCCACAGGATCTGCTGCGTGACCATCAGCCCAAACTCAAGGAATATTTTCTTGATTCACAGGAATGGCGCAAAGGAAGCAATCATGATGACAATACCAGACTCATTGAAGTTATCCGCTCGAAAGATCTTGCCCTTGCAGGTCTTATAGCCTGCAGTGCGCGCTCCAGCAGCATTTTCTATCAATGCTGGTTTACCGAACAGCACCCGGACATGTGCTCCATCGGCCCCACTGAAAGCTGGATGGAATACGCGGCCCTGCTGCTTTCGCAGGATTTTGCTACTCAGAATATACTGCGCATCGACAGTTCAGGACACCTGTTGCGGGAATATTCGACTCATGCCGTTCGCGATTACATAGTCGATCAACGTAACAGAATCATGGGCTGGGATACACAGTTGAGGGTTTACCCCATTCTGGACGCGGTAATGGGTATTTCCAAAACCCGCGAAGAAGGCGCATGGGCACGAGGCGAACTTATTTTTATTGAATCTTCTGAACTTGATTCAATCACGTACATGGCAAAATTCCCGGAAAAAGAACGCCCTGCCCTGAAAAACCACAAACACGTGCGCAAGCTGCTCCAGTCCGTGGAAAGATCAAGCCGCAAGCTGGTCTCAGACGGCAGGTGTGTAGTAGGAATCGCGGCCGTTCCACCGACCAACAACTCCATCTCCGCACAGTTCAAAGGGGATTGGGGACTCGTATATCTGGGCGGTGAGCCAGTATGCAGTTTTGCGGATGCTAAATTTTCGTCAACCAACTATAAACCGAATCTCGTTCATCTGGAAGAATACCTCCTTGAACAGGACCTTGATCCCGACATCCGGCATCACCTTTTCCAGTTGGTCACCCAGATGATTTCCACCGCGAACCACCGCAGCCACGGCTGCACGCTGGTACTGGACTTTAATGACGAACCGGTCAGGATAGCCGGGCAGAAACTTGAAGAACCGCTCGACCTTCACGAACCGGAAATACGCGGACTGGCCCGTTCCCTTACCAAGCTTGATGGCGCGGTTCATATCTGCAAGGATCTTAAACTGCATGGCTTCGCCTGCCTGCTGGACGGCAAAGCTGTATCCGGTGAAAATAGGGCCAGAGGAGCAAGGTTCAATTCCGCCCTGCGCTTCACAGCCAAGCACGACAACCTTATCGTAATAGTGGTTTCCGCAGATAAACCCGTATCAATCATCCAGCGCGGGGTGGAACTGACAGCCATATGTGAATGGAAACAGCTCTTTTCATGCGTGAGCACTCCACCGACTTTTGATAAATGGATTGAGGAATATTTAAAGGATTAA